Proteins encoded together in one Diabrotica undecimpunctata isolate CICGRU chromosome 3, icDiaUnde3, whole genome shotgun sequence window:
- the LOC140436118 gene encoding uncharacterized protein, translated as MEYFGNRLMICFVRANVLYDQSQPGYSNRDLSDSLWQIIASRLNKTVPICVKKWQMLPAGYRKRRHEYEAPSGSGAKPIKKWVYFDHLTFLERHIQPTKSNVPLPEPFDSLPPSEKSGSCQSFQPDEEGFLETDEDETIRVYVEDTQEQEDVSCTSPKNKKRKISAKEVDKQMSEYIEIMKQKELNSRTKKNSSSELFLLSLVDDVEAMTPDNQRLFNRKTLELIEELL; from the exons ATGGAGTACTTCGGAAATAGACTCATGATATGTTTCGTCAGAGCGAATGTTTTGTATGATCAGTCTCAGCCTGGATACTCCAATAGAGACTTATCTGATTCCTTGTGGCAAATTATAGCCAGCAGATTGAATAAGAcag tTCCAATCTGTGTAAAAAAGTGGCAAATGTTACCAGCGGGGTATAGGAAACGGAGACACGAATATGAAGCCCCATCAGGAAGTGGTGCAAAGCCTATAAAGAAGTGGGTCTATTTTGACCACCTCACTTTTCTGGAAAGACACATTCAGCCTACCAAATCAAATGTACCACTTCCTGAACCTTTTGATTCATTGCCACCATCTGAAAAATCAGGTAGTTGTCAATCGTTTCAACCAGATGAAGAGGGGTTTTTAGAAACAGATGAGGATGAAACCATTAGGGTGTATGTGGAAGACACCCAAGAACAGGAGGATGTTTCATGTACATcacctaaaaacaaaaaaaggaaaatatcAGCAAAGGAGGTGGATAAGCAGATGTCTGAATATATAGAAATAATGAAACAAAAGGAATTAAATTCAAGAACGAAAAAGAACAGTTCAAGTGAGCTATTTTTATTGAGCTTAGTGGATGATGTGGAGGCAATGACACCAGACAATCAAAGACTCTTTAATAGAAAAACTTTGGAATTAATAGAAGAgttgttataa
- the LOC140437286 gene encoding uncharacterized protein has product MDKWLFSFKSKHQETETNKQKDSPVPLDVEKPGCSHQVEGSPIYPAPTHSHIMSDNGDTMNDPTPAKKKIKIEKASKSEKKKTFNSSWKSVPQFKNWLEKSIKQPSSEGNEYAYCKVCDCDIVAHKSVLLKHSISERHKLNWTKVASNTKLTELYKPNADDVAVKTAELKLCALLASNNLPFLLVDTLTPLIQNICYDSKIAKQLHLKRTKAKSIICNNLGYNFLEELYIKLREPGCFFSLVMDETTDISVKKQCAFTTIIYENNSTKTQFFDLVEAHGSTASDLYGILKNCLTSKNIPLTNFVGFSSDTTNVMVGEFNSVFSKLKEEFPHIVCIRCSCHMAHLATSKACLKLPRHVEDLLRNIGSHFNRSALRRHKFIEFQNFFQVKIHKILSPAITRWLSIKECVDRVLEQYEPLRAYLTEYVFEDPSITTETMLETMSNLFTPVYLEFMSYSLGLMTDFNLLFQSEKPLLCKVQPQTETLLRTLCSNFIKMSVIKRTNDIFRLNHENPTNFVSLHDIYIGVAATESLKELKKKPNLNQKEFDSFFKCILEFYIELVSNIKNRFTFNDPIYKIISILDPKIAQSFEIKSLQCVTNQFPILKEYVNIQELDNEWRRHALLDFEKLNLNSDDCEQYWSQIFNLKNDANAFLFPNLKKTLQLLFVLPFSNASVERIFSDLFNIKSDKRNLLNSSTAKAILATKAGVEKNGGCLKFIPSKKMLGHNTWKDNQ; this is encoded by the exons atggaTAAGTGGCTTTTCAGTTTTaag AGTAAACATCAGGAAACAGAGACAAATAAGCAGAAAGATTCCCCAGTACCACTTGATGTAGAAAAGCCAGGTTGCAGTCATCAAGTTGAAGGCTCCCCTATTTATCCTGCTCCCACACATTCTCATATTATGAGTGACAATGGCGATACTATG AATGATCCTACACcagcaaaaaagaaaataaaaatagagaaagcaTCAAAGAGTGAAAAAAAGAAGACTTTTAACAGCTCTTGGAAAAGTGTACCACAGTTTAAGAATTGgttagaaaaatcaataaaacaaccATCATCTGAGGGTAATGAGTACGCCTATTGCAAGGTATGTGATTGTGATATTGTAGCTCATAAAAGTGTATTACTAAAACATTCAATAAGTGAAAGGCATAAATTAAATTGGACAAAAGTGGCGAGCAATACTAAACTCACTGAATTGTATAAACCAAATGCTGATGATGTAGCTGTAAAAACGGCAGAGTTAAAGTTATGTGCCTTGTTGGCAAGCAATAACCTGCCATTTTTATTAGTAGACACCCTAACTCCTTTAATTCAAAATATATGTTATGACTCGAAAATTGCTAAACAATTACACTTAAAACGAACCAAAGCTAAGTCAATTATTTGCAATAACTTGGGGTATAATTTTCTTGAAGAACTATATATTAAATTAAGGGAGCCAGGatgttttttttctttggttATGGATGAAACTACTGATATTTCAGTAAAAAAGCAATGTGCATTCACtactataatttatgaaaataattcAACCAAAACACAATTTTTTGATCTTGTCGAGGCTCATGGATCAACAGCTAGTGATTTATATGGTATTCTAAAGAACTGTTTAACTTCAAAGAATATTCCACTGACTAATTTTGTAGGGTTTTCATCAGATACCACCAATGTTATGGTTGGAGAGTTTAACTCTGTATTTTCCAAGTTAAAAGAAGAATTTCCACACATAGTATGCATTAGATGCTCATGTCATATGGCACATTTAGCTACATCAAAAGCCTGTTTAAAATTACCTAGGCATGTGGAAGATCTGCTACGGAACATAGGCAGTCATTTTAATAGGAGTGCTTTGAGGAGACACAAATTTATAGAgttccaaaatttttttcaaGTGAAAATTCACAAGATACTCTCTCCAGCCATAACAAGATGGTTATCTATTAAAGAATGTGTCGATAGAGTACTTGAGCAATATGAGCCACTTAGAGCATATTTGACAGAGTATGTATTTGAAGACCCGTCAATTACAACAGAAACAATGTTGGAAACCATGTCAAATTTGTTCACACCGGTGTATCTAGAGTTTATGTCATATTCTTTAGGACTAATGACAGATTTCAATTTACTCTTTCAGTCAGAAAAACCACTTCTTTGTAAGGTTCAGCCACAAACTGAAACTCTGTTGAGAACGCTGTGTTCTAATTTTATAAAGATGTCTGTAATAAAAAGAACCAACGACATATTTAGACTTAACCATGAAAACCCTACAAATTTTGTTAGTTTACATGATATTTATATAGGAGTTGCTGCAACAGAAAGCttgaaagaattaaaaaaaaagccaaatttgaaccaaaaagaatttgatagtttttttaaatgtattttagaaTTCTATATAGAGTTAGTTAGTAATATTAAAAATCGATTCACCTTTAACGACCCTatctataaaataatttcaatattgGATCCCAAAATTGCACAAAgctttgaaataaaatcattacaaTGTGTAACTAATCAATTCCCTATTTTAAAAGAATATGTTAATATTCAGGAGTTAGATAATGAATGGAGAAGACACGCTTTATtagactttgaaaaattaaatttaaattcagaTGACTGTGAGCAATATTGGtctcaaatatttaatttaaaaaatgatgctaatgcttttttatttccgaatttaaaaaaaacgctACAGCTACTTTTTGTTTTGCCATTCTCTAATGCTAGTGTAGAACGTATATTTAGTGATTTGTTTAACATAAAAAGTGACAAACGGAATTTATTAAACTCTTCAACAGCAAAGGCTATTTTGGCAACCAAAGCAGGAGTTGAAAAGAATGGCGGTTGCTTAAAATTCATACCATCCAAAAAAATGCTAGGCCATAATACATGGAAAGACAATCAGTAG